One genomic region from Serinus canaria isolate serCan28SL12 chromosome 7, serCan2020, whole genome shotgun sequence encodes:
- the METTL21A gene encoding protein N-lysine methyltransferase METTL21A, with protein sequence MALVPYEEGGGWTARQLHSPWATFHFARRTIRLQQDWRRLGVAAVVWDAAVVLCAYLEMEGIDLRDRSVIELGAGTGLLGIVVTLLGARVTLTDRAAALELLESNVQANLPPELRPRAVVKELTWGKDLDNFSPGAFDLILGADIVYLEETFAELLGTLEHLCSERAVILLSCRIRYERDLDFLRMLRERFSVSEVHYDSSKDVHIYKAQRGSRRDDL encoded by the exons ATGGCCTTGGTGCCCTACGAGGAGGGAGGCGGCTGGACAGCGcggcagctgcacagcccttgGGCCACCTTCCACTTCGCCCGCCGCACCATCCGCCTCCAGCAGGACTGGCGGCGGCTGGGGGTGGCGGCCGTGGTCTGGGACGCG GCTGTTGTTCTGTGTGCTTACCTGGAGATGGAAGGCATTGATCTCAGGGATCGGTCTGTGAttgagctgggagctggaactGGATTGCTGGGAATAGTGGTCACGTTGCTAG GTGCCCGAGTTACCCTCACAGACAGGGcggcagccctggagctcctggagtcaAACGTGCAGGCGAACTTACCCCCTGAACTACGTCCCAGAGCGGTGGTGAAGGAGCTGACGTGGGGAAAAGACCTGGATAACTTCTCTCCAGGAGCATTTGACTTAATCCTGGGTGCAGACATCGTTTATCTGGAGGAAAcatttgcagagctgcttgggACGCTGGAGCACCTGTGCTCGGAGCGAGCGGTGATCCTCCTTTCCTGCCGCATCCGCTACGAGCGCGACCTCGACTTCCTGAGGATGCTGAGGGAGCGCTTCTCTGTGTCTGAGGTCCACTATGATTCCAGCAAGGATGTGCACATCTACAAAGCACAGAGGGGGAGTCGCAGGGATGACTTGTGA